GCGCAACCGGCCGCGGCTATATATGACAGAAGCATGTCCATAACATCTAATACTTCTTGCCAGAGATTGCCTAGCTATGTCGAGTCACTCGGTACCACGGGCCACCCTCGGCCCGCCGCTCCACGGCGGCGACGTCCGCGCCCCCGCTGAAGTCTTCGAGAGCATCTTCGAGGTGTTTCTGGTGCTGGGGACGCTGGTCGGGGTCGTCGTCGTGGTCTATACGCTGTACCACGCGGTCACGTACCGGGCGACCGACGGGGCGGACCCGTACGCCGACAGCGTCGAACGGCCGGAGCTGGGCGAGCTCCCCACGGGCGGCGCGGGCGGGCGGAAGGTGTTTCTCTCCCTGGGCATCAGCGCCGTCATCGTCCTCTCGCTCATCGGGTGGACCTACATGGAACTGTCCTACATCGAGGACGGGCCGTCCATCGAGGGCGAGGAGGACCTCCGAATCACCGTCGAGGGGTACCAGTTCGGGTGGACGTTCGTCTACCCCAACGGCTACGAGAGCACGACGCTGCGAGTGCCCCGGAACCGCGTCGTCAGGCTGGACGTGACCTCCCGGGACGTGTTCCACAACTTCGGCATCCCCGCCTTTCGGGTCAAGGCCGACGCTATCCCGGGCCAGACCACTGCAGCGTGGTTCACCCACGACGAGACTGGGACCTACGAGGCCCAGTGTTACGAACTCTGCGGGAGCGCCCATTCGATGATGACCGCCGAGGTCGAGGTCGTGTCTCAGGACGCCTACCGCGAGTGGTACCGCGGGACGGACGAGGAGACTGCGAACGCGACGGCTGCGGGCAACCAGACGGCGCCGGGAACCGCCACGCCGACCGAGAACGTGACCGACACACCGACCGCGAACGCGACGGGGGGTGAGCCGGCATGAGCGAGACCCACGACCACGGCCTCCCACCGAAATCCAGCGTCCGGCGGTGGTTCCTCACGACCAACCACAAGGACGTCGGGGTCCTCTATCTCATCACTGCGCTGTTCTTTCTGGTCTTTGGCGGCCTGCTGGCGCTGCTCTTCCGTCTGGAACTGGTCACGCCGGGTGCGGACCTGCTGGGTCCGCTGGGGTACAACCAGGCCGTCTCCACGCACGGCTTGCTCATGGTGTTCTGGTTCATCTCGCCGTTTGCCTTCGGCTTCGCGAACTACGTGGTCCCCTTGCAGATCGGGGCCGACGACCTCGCTTTCCCGCGCCTGAACGCCCTCTCGTACTGGCTCTACCTGTTCTCGGGCCTGCTGATGGGGGTCTCCTTTTTCCAGGGGTCGACCTTCGCCGGCGGGTGGACGATGTACGCGCCGCTGAACACGCCCGCCTACATCCCCGGTGAAGGCCTGGGTGCGACCTCGGTGGTGCTCGCGCTCATCATGTTCACCGCCGCCATCACGCTGGGGTCGGTGAACTTCCTGACGACGTTCTACCGGATGCGCGCCGAGGGACTGCGGATGCGCGACCTGCCCATCTTCTCGCTCTCTATCAACCTCACCGTCTGGATGATGCTCTTTGCCTTCGCGGCGCTTTTGGCCGCGCTGATGATTCTGGCCTCGGACCACATCGTCGGGACGAGCTACTTCCAGTACGCCAACGACGGGTCGACGATGGCGACCGACGCCGACAACCCCGGCGCGTCGCTGCTGTGGGCCCACCTGTTCTGGTTTTTCGGCCACCCGGAGGTGTACATCGTCTTCTTCCCCGCTCTAGGAGTTATGGCCGAGTGCTTCCAGACCTTCACCGGCCGGCGGCTCGTGGGCCGGAAGTGGTTCATCATCTCGATGGTGCTCGTGGCCCTCCAGAGCTTCCTCGTCTGGATGCACCACATGTTCCTCACCGGTATCAACCTCCCAATCAAGACGGTGTTCATGGCGACCACCATCGGCATCTCCTTGCCTTTCGACCTGATGGTGTTCTCGCTCGTCTACACGATGGCGAAAGGGCGGGTGCGCTTTACGACGCCGTTCCTCTTCTCGCTGGGCGGGCTGATTCTGTTCATCGTCGGCGGCATCACCGGCGTATTCCTCGGGGCTATCGTGCTGGACTACCAGTTCCGGGGGACCTACTGGGTGGTCGCGCACTTCCACTACGTGATGGTCGCGGGCGTCACCGCTCTCGTCGGCGGGCTCTACTACTGGTTCCCGAAGATAACCGGGCGGATGTACGACGAACGGCTCGGGAAACTCCACTTCGCCGTCTACTTCGTCGGGTTCAACCTCCTCTATTTCCCGATGTTCGTCGCCTGGGAGACGCCGCGGCGGGTGTTCACGTATCCGGCGGGGCTCCAGCTCTGGCACTCGATGGCGACGGTCGGCGGGTTCGTACTGGCTGTGAGCTTCCTCGTCATGTTCTACAACCTCTACGTCTCGCTGTGGCGCGGCGAGGACGCTGGCGAGAACCCCTGGGACTACGCTACCTCCGCCGAGTGGTCGGTCCCCTCGCCGCCGCCCCTCGAGAACTTCCCCGGCCTCCCCAGCTACGCCGACGGCTCACTCTCCTTCCTCTCCGACGAGGCGGTCCGCCGGCGCCTGCCGGGGTCGGGCGTCGCCGCCGACGGGTCGGGGGCCGAGACGGACGGGGGAACAGCGACTGCATCGGGGACTCCAGCGGCGACTGGGACTGCTCACGAGATGGGTGACGAACACGCCAGCCACGCCAGTCTCTGGCCGTTCCTGATTGCCCTCTGTGGCTTCGTCGCCTTCCTCGGCCTCTCGGGTGTTCGGACCGGGAGCACGGTGTACGTCGCACTCGCGGCCGTCGGCGGGGCGGCGACGCTTTGCTCGCTCGTCGGCCTGGCCCGCGAGCCGTTCTCGGCGCCGGAGATGGCCATCGCCGAGCGGTGGCCCTTCGCCCGCGTCGAGCGACCCAAACTCGGGCTGTGGTTCTTCCTGGCCAGCGACATCGTCCTCTTTGGTGCCTTTATCGGCTCCTACGCGTTCGTCCGGGTCGCCTACGGCTGGGAGGCCTGGCACGAACTGATTCCGGCCGCTCACACCACGATGCCCGGCCTCGTCAACACCTACCTGTTGCTCACGTCGAGTTTCCTGGTCGTGCTCGCGATGGTCGCCGCCGAGCGCGGGAGCCGCCGCGGCACGACGGCCGCGCTCGCCGGCACGGTCGCCCTCGGTGTCGGGTTTCTCGTCAACAAGGCCCTGGAGTGGCAGCACCTGTTCCACATCAGTAGCGGGCAGTTCCCCGAGGGATGGGCGCTCTCGACCAACATCGCGTCGTCGACGTTCTACCTCACGACGGGACTGCACGGCGCCCACGTCGTCGTCGGGCTTCTCATCTGTGGGTACATGACTGTCCGGGCCTGGAACGGGGCCTACCAGGGCGAGGACCGCGCTATCGAGTACTTCGGGCTGTACTGGCACTTCGTGGATATCGTCTGGCTCGTCCTGTTCCCGCTGTTCTACATCCTGTGACAATGAACTGGAAAGGC
This sequence is a window from Haloarcula salinisoli. Protein-coding genes within it:
- the coxB gene encoding cytochrome c oxidase subunit II, encoding MSSHSVPRATLGPPLHGGDVRAPAEVFESIFEVFLVLGTLVGVVVVVYTLYHAVTYRATDGADPYADSVERPELGELPTGGAGGRKVFLSLGISAVIVLSLIGWTYMELSYIEDGPSIEGEEDLRITVEGYQFGWTFVYPNGYESTTLRVPRNRVVRLDVTSRDVFHNFGIPAFRVKADAIPGQTTAAWFTHDETGTYEAQCYELCGSAHSMMTAEVEVVSQDAYREWYRGTDEETANATAAGNQTAPGTATPTENVTDTPTANATGGEPA
- a CDS encoding cbb3-type cytochrome c oxidase subunit I; this encodes MSETHDHGLPPKSSVRRWFLTTNHKDVGVLYLITALFFLVFGGLLALLFRLELVTPGADLLGPLGYNQAVSTHGLLMVFWFISPFAFGFANYVVPLQIGADDLAFPRLNALSYWLYLFSGLLMGVSFFQGSTFAGGWTMYAPLNTPAYIPGEGLGATSVVLALIMFTAAITLGSVNFLTTFYRMRAEGLRMRDLPIFSLSINLTVWMMLFAFAALLAALMILASDHIVGTSYFQYANDGSTMATDADNPGASLLWAHLFWFFGHPEVYIVFFPALGVMAECFQTFTGRRLVGRKWFIISMVLVALQSFLVWMHHMFLTGINLPIKTVFMATTIGISLPFDLMVFSLVYTMAKGRVRFTTPFLFSLGGLILFIVGGITGVFLGAIVLDYQFRGTYWVVAHFHYVMVAGVTALVGGLYYWFPKITGRMYDERLGKLHFAVYFVGFNLLYFPMFVAWETPRRVFTYPAGLQLWHSMATVGGFVLAVSFLVMFYNLYVSLWRGEDAGENPWDYATSAEWSVPSPPPLENFPGLPSYADGSLSFLSDEAVRRRLPGSGVAADGSGAETDGGTATASGTPAATGTAHEMGDEHASHASLWPFLIALCGFVAFLGLSGVRTGSTVYVALAAVGGAATLCSLVGLAREPFSAPEMAIAERWPFARVERPKLGLWFFLASDIVLFGAFIGSYAFVRVAYGWEAWHELIPAAHTTMPGLVNTYLLLTSSFLVVLAMVAAERGSRRGTTAALAGTVALGVGFLVNKALEWQHLFHISSGQFPEGWALSTNIASSTFYLTTGLHGAHVVVGLLICGYMTVRAWNGAYQGEDRAIEYFGLYWHFVDIVWLVLFPLFYIL